The sequence TTCGGTGCTTCGGTTCCATAAGTGTCCCACCATTGATCTAGAATAATGCATGTGAAATAaattagaaaacattttaaaatgcaTATTGACATTGTACAAAAATGCTTAAAGTTTATCATATAATTTTACCTGGCAAAACTTCATCTCGGTTTTCTACTGCTGTTGTCCTTCCAAAACTACCTTCACAATTTTTGAATGAATTCATCTCAGCAGTTAATTTAGATCGCAAGTCCTTACTATCATAAGCATACTTTTCAATGACATCCAAAAGGCCTTGGGTGGTGGACTTGTTTTTTTCATATTCCAGACCAAATCTACAAGATGGATTTAACCAATAACCAGCAGCATGGAGATTTTTCCGAAGTTGTGCATCCCAACGATTATCCAAGATCTTCAAATAAGGCTCTACTTTCAACTTATTTCTTCTAAACCTCTTCTCAATCTCCTCTCTTGCTTTATACATAGCTCGATAGAGATATCCCATAGCCGGCTTATCTTCACTATCAACAATACGCAACACACGTACAAGAGGTTCTGTAATTTTCACTATGTCAGCACATTTAGACCAAAAGCTTGAGTCTAAGACTTGTTCCACAAATTGCTTTGCCTTGAAATCTTTGGAATAAGTTGTGGTTGTCCACTCTTTGGATGTTACCATGACTCTTAGTGCATCTTTATGAGACAGAATACTttgcaatgcaatgaaattagTAGCAAAGCGGGTTGGAGCAGGACGAAGTATTTCTCTTCCACCTGTATGTTGTCTCATCAAATACAAAGCAAAACAATGATTATATATGTATTTGGTAATTTTTGAAGCTTGTGACACTGTCTCACTTACTTCCTTTAATTTCCCCATGTCTTGCAACATCAAATTAATACAGTGTGCTGCACAAGGAGACCAAAATAACTTAGGAAACTCCCTTTCCAACAACTTTCCAGCAGCAACATAATTCGTAGCATTATCTGTAACGACTTGAACAACATTTTCCTGGCCAACATACAACACTACTTCCTTGAAATGCTTAAACAATGTTTCTGCAGTTTTAGAAGCACCAGAGGCATCAACAGACTTTATGAAAACAATTCCTTTGGGGAAATAAACTAAAAAGTTGATAAGAGTTCTTCTACAACGATCAGTCCATCCATCTTCCATAAGAGTACAACCTGTATCCTTCCAAATAGAACGATATTGCTCTATCGGTATCTTCACGTCATCAACCCACTTATTTAACAAATTACCACGAAGGGCATGCATAGTAGGAACCTTATATCCAGCACCCATACAACAAAgagtgtaacgcccgtaaatgtgtttttctgattaattgtgatgtttgctacattttcctaattttaccgttttcgagtcgagtcagtcggtaaatattaattatgttaatattttacttattactttccatgtgtgtaattattatgttttgggtgttaattggttagaattaatgtttagtgacattttggccaaaattagaatttatgaaagttgagtgggggaaaatgagaagtagagaaatagaaagagatattttgatatagagagaaaatgagatattttgagatagaaagaaagaaagagaacttgggaagagaagagaaagaagagaaaaacaaagagaagaagagagttgtagaatccaaaccaagctagagccaagaatccaaccaaggtaagggggatgaatatagtttatcttgattgtatggttcttgtagttttgtatgctttgttcttgttcttcctcttttccaagcttgctcaacaatggcaaattgtgtgttttgtgagttttgaagatataaacttgattttgtggtgtgtatgtgtactatgatgatagatattcccatggatcatgtttgtttttcatttctccatgttttcttgcttatgaagaaatataggtcaaagataatatgtgatgatccaaccatatgataatcatggattaggtgtatatatagcatgtttgtgttgtattggtgttgggatgaaggtttaaatgggttttgaatggtttagagggagctgagacggtctgttgcagaactagtttttctgggtttacgcaggtccgctgagcggagggggtccgctgagcggaggttctgtattttcgtTTGGTGATTTTTCTGtccgggtccgctgagcggagctcaagcggactgtgtgaaattttgtttttccgaacttcgttttgttgtatcttttgaaccgtgggtcgtttctacgcgccgtttgaagtattatgagaacccttgagtatgctttatgataaggagGAGTGTGTtagtggttgaatgaattttcataaatgtatttttgtgaaatgatatttgctaatcaagtatgttttgacggtatatgtgtgctgtgtgaatatgaacgcctgagtggcaattttgatgatgtatccgtgtggattaatataaccggtgtgatgaggatatgtgaccgagttatattattgttgttgttgttgttgttatgtgatcggaaaatagcaagtgtactacttttgttaccgatgtagttattaaaatggagttgaatccaagtatcgatcacaaggactgcgaataAAGT comes from Vicia villosa cultivar HV-30 ecotype Madison, WI unplaced genomic scaffold, Vvil1.0 ctg.001461F_1_1, whole genome shotgun sequence and encodes:
- the LOC131635252 gene encoding uncharacterized protein LOC131635252, which gives rise to MGAGYKVPTMHALRGNLLNKWVDDVKIPIEQYRSIWKDTGCTLMEDGWTDRCRRTLINFLVYFPKGIVFIKSVDASGASKTAETLFKHFKEVVLYVGQENVVQVVTDNATNYVAAGKLLEREFPKLFWSPCAAHCINLMLQDMGKLKEVSETVSQASKITKYIYNHCFALYLMRQHTGGREILRPAPTRFATNFIALQSILSHKDALRVMVTSKEWTTTTYSKDFKAKQFVEQVLDSSFWSKCADIVKITEPLVRVLRIVDSEDKPAMGYLYRAMYKAREEIEKRFRRNKLKVEPYLKILDNRWDAQLRKNLHAAGYWLNPSCRFGLEYEKNKSTTQGLLDVIEKYAYDSKDLRSKLTAEMNSFKNCEGSFGRTTAVENRDEVLPDQWWDTYGTEAPNLQKLAIRILSQTCSASGCERNWSVFEHIHSKNRNRTKKKQNYDPINFETFGDHSNWVLEDSPPLLTIEEVEALRKDLASMTIQPISNDIGMDSPPLLTIEEVEALRKDLASMTIQPISNDIDAPLNSGENNQSNDIIDGEDVANAIDFAGDGFDIEGDPNIEIILPPWN